One part of the Bicyclus anynana chromosome 8, ilBicAnyn1.1, whole genome shotgun sequence genome encodes these proteins:
- the LOC112055905 gene encoding uncharacterized protein LOC112055905, whose amino-acid sequence MESIPKDSIFEFNPDTLEYLRKQYDLDKPGRIEEAINILEEWIKKQNHFVVKEFPRDYLERAIIISKGSVERAKTKLDKICTYRTLFPDFFGVYDLKNSPLLDDLYGIFLPKLTKDHYRVYFMKNKAKTFKTGFIDFYRYFFMQCEYIQAYDYCNGLILVIDYTEANVMETVKWFNLVDLREAFSIVREGYGMRIKGIHFVSGSRAVDAIVTIFKQVLSAKVAGRIHVHKNMETILEVIDKDIIPVEYGGNEKSLLELHKKNLEILTSDSFTSHLSEISKAQTNEHLRISSDNQPNQYLGLPGSFRALSVD is encoded by the exons ATGGAGTCAATACCGAAAGACTCTATATTTGAATTTAATCCCGACACTCTCGAATATCTGAGGAAACAGTATGATTTGGACAAACCCGGCAGAATTGAGGAAGCTATCAACATTTTGGAGGAATGGATAAAGAAGCAGAATCATTTTGTTGTTAAGGAATTTC CACGAGATTATTTAGAGAGAGCGATCATAATAAGTAAAGGGTCCGTAGAACGCGCGAAGACAAAATTGGATAAGATATGCACTTATAGAACCCTGTTCCCTGACTTCTTTGGAGTGtatgatttgaaaaactctCCTCTATTGGATGACTT ATATGGAATTTTTCTTCCCAAGTTAACAAAAGATCATTACAgagtatattttatgaaaaacaaagCCAAAACATTTAAGACGGGATTTATTGATTTCTAccgttatttttttatg CAATGTGAGTACATCCAAGCGTATGATTATTGTAACGGGTTAATTCTCGTAATAGATTACACAGAGGCTAACGTTATGGAGACGGTGAAATGGTTTAATTTGGTTGACCTGCGGGAAGCCTTCTCGATTGTAAGA gaaGGATACGGCATGAGGATAAAAGGTATACACTTTGTGTCAGGATCAAGGGCAGTGGATGCAATCGTCACGATTTTCAAACAAGTACTAAGCGCCAAAGTGGCTGGACGTATACATGTCCATAAAAATATGGAGACTATTTTAGAAGTTATAGACAAAGATATTATACCAGTGGAATATGGCGGGAATGAAAAATCTTTGCTTGAATTACATA AAAAGAATCTTGAAATACTAACTTCAGATAGTTTTACCAGTCATCTAAGCGAAATAAGCAAGGCTCAAACCAACGAACACTTGAGAATATCATCTGATAACCAACCAAATCAATATTTAGGTTTACCAGGATCGTTTAGAGCACTAAGTGTAGATTAA